The region CACCTCAAAACCCAATGACAATTATTtacccaaaaagaaaaaaaaattgcattattACACAAATTTTAAGTGTAGCATTTATATCCTTACAAAAAGAGCATTGTATGTTTTACATATCTAAATATTTCTACATtaaccatttattaaaaataacaggCTTTTAAAGTCCATCTTTAAACCTTGAAAAAGTACACTCATAATAACAGATTATTGTATTTCTACAGTTTCTTTAGATGGTACAATAAATACAGTAAACCAGTACTGGCTTTTACAgcaaatgaacatttaaataagTGTAGTGTTTGCACAACAGATTTATAACTCTGTATCATATTGGTATTATTTTGTAAATCACAGGAGAAACATTTAGCAAAAAGCTATTATGTCTACTTCTAACTCTCAGTCTAAAATGGAGAATTAGTTTATGATGTGAGTCAAGACTTGACACATAAATCAACTTACTGACTTTGAACTCGTGTTTTGATTAACTACAGTATCTTTATCCACCTTTTTCATACTTCAACTACGGCATGAACTGGTTTAAACAAAGTACAGACTTTAGTTAgcacatttcaaacaaagacCAAAATCTAGCAGCTGTATTATTTATGAGGCTGCGGTGGAGTGTATCGTACGTTTCTTGGGAGAAGCATTAATTGTATCTTTGGCTGCAGGTTAATGCTTGAGTCTCAGGTTGAACTTTCCATGTCCTAGTTAGGACTAGAGCTATTTGATGCCGAGACAAGCTGCCTCCAGCATCCAAAGTAAGGCTTGGGACTCGCTTCTTACCTCAGTGTGTGACGGCTCAAATGCCTTACGGTTGAAAAATCTGCTCAGTGCCAAAGCTGAATGATGCactgcagcagctcagctggTTCCAGAGATATGCTAGATGCATTGGTTATTGTGTTTCCAATCCGAGATGAACAGTGTCATAATCTGTTACAGCCACTTGGTTGATCGCAGTTCTTTTCTACCGAGAAAAATACATGTCTAGAGTTGTGTAAAGCAACAGAAGAGGTAAAGAAAAGGAAGCACACAGTCAGTGCAAAGGTTTTCTGCAGAacctcaatttttttttggatcTACTTTGAATGAGAGCTACACCAGATAGAAATCTATGCAAATCTACGCTGACAGAGATGCAAACTTGTTCCATCTGCTCATCCATTTGCCTGaatgactaaaacaaaatgggATATTTCTGGTCATAACAATGAGAACAGTGATgatcatttttacacacactttgtgcctgctcagactagctctGTCATTCACAAGTAAGCAGTGAATCCCAGGCCTACCACACAGATAATTATATGCACAATAAAAAGTCTTTACCTAAAACTTTCCACTCTCACATGAATTTTCACTTGGTTTCTTGTCTGTGCTACATTATATCTGCATAAACAAGCATTTACTATAAGGACGTTTTATCTCCTATTGCTGAAAGTTTAACTTATCTGTGTTAAAAGAAAGTCCTTTAAAAACTGTACTTAAGCAAACATGTTAGGTGAATAGTTTATCAAACAATAGGGAAAAAAGGATACAAAGGTTTGGTTTCATTTGTGCTTCTAATATTATTTAGATTAAATCAGTAGAAGTTAtctaaatctaattaaaaagactatgacagtttaatttgattttaaaataatcttcgTTAGATGCTACATTTGATCCAACACATAAATATATGAAGGGATGAAGTGATCCCTCCTTGTGTGATTGGGATGGCagtgcagaaacatttttatgggattttaataattagtctgatttttttttaagttgggtTTTCTAAAGTAGTTATCAATattcagtatcttacctgcagtagacagcagtcactGTCAgcacagtttggagaatcagtgTAAGAAAGCAAGCTATGACTATAAACCTTCAATATATTATGGTGGTTTAGGCAAATGCTTTTATATGAAACAGATAGTTTTGCACTTGGCCAGTCTTAAGCATAGatgtctgtaaaaataattgtttgaaGCCAAAGTAACATgattaaaatgtccaaaatagaACATTCACTGGAACCAATATAAATAATTTGAGGCTTGAGTTGTTTTAGGTGTTGAAATTCTCTCAAATAGGCCCCAGTTTGACAAGCCATTAGCTTGACTTCCCTTGAGAGTTTCTCTTTGGTTCTCCAAACTGGAATCATTATGACTGCTGTCTACtccaggtaagatactaactactgttccacagaaccacactttattaaaaaacaaattatttctgaAACAAAGTCCTTTGTTGTGTCATCAAAACTGCTTACAAAACACACTGATGTTAGGTATATATATGTTGAATCAGctacataaattatttttattaccctGGCTTCAGAGCTCCCTAACATgaccataaataataaaaaaaaaaataaaactctattTGGTGAATGTTTAAATGTGATCTGGTTCAGTCCAAATCCTAAGCTTCATTTAGTCTCTGTTCTCCCATCTACATTACAGATAAAGAGGATGTCTGAGCAGAAATGTAGAAACAAACTTAACCTAAAAAAGTTTCTTCAAAAGTGCgcacatttgttttctgtccttaaCAAAAGGGCTGTCATGCACACAAGCTTCCTCTCAAACCTACAGCCGTAGAATTTAAAAGTGCTTGTCGATGACAAATGCAGCCAAGTCCCAATCTTTCTCTTTGATAAAGAAATATGGACGTGTATTTGTCATTGTCAAAACTTAGACAATCCATGGGGGCTCTAAATAATCCAGAAACCTAGtgaggggaaagaaaagagCGACATAAAGATGGAGGACGTGTCTGCTCTAAAGATTCTTTTGGGGTTTTAGTCATCCAACAAAAAAGCATGACGTGTgagttttcagtttgtctttgtaaGCATGTTTATCAGAAAGTGCAGGCATAGACAACGCCCACCACCACAATATTTCCGATAGTAGCGATGATGGCAATCCAGAGCCAGATGGCATCGCTTGACATGgactgctgctcctcctgctggccGTGTACCGAGGCCGCCGAGGCCGCCGCGTTGACACTGGCTGAAGAGTTAAAGAGCGAGTGCTCGCCACTGTAGTCATCGTTGGGTGAGGAGTCCATGAAGGCTCCTGTCATAACAGGGATCTGGAGGGAGAGGTGATAAATGGAGGAAAGGGTAAAAGGTTTTGTATTTTAGCTCCTTTAAACAACCTTTTCAAAACATATAATTGAGTGAAGTACTATTGAAAACACTGGCATAATAGACTGAAACCCAACCAGGAACCAGATGtattaaattctgtttaatacacatttaaatccatataaatataataagcagagtatatatatatataaaagcagAGCTGTGTAATATTAATCTAATATTGGATTCACAAAGCTGTGGACATGCATCCTTCTTCAAATAAATCTcaatctttgttttataaaagtacATGAGCTTTATTTCTTTAGCCATAAATGGATGTAAACACCTCCTTAATtaatcatctgcaaataaaattgCAGTACGTGACAGAAGACTTCAAGCATGGgataaaaaccacaaataagAACAGCTCCACCGAATGGGAAATTAAATGACTCATTTCAGAATTAGAGGAGATGAAATGTGTATCTCTCTGTGAGCTTAACTCTAAATTTACAAATGGTACAAACACGGCTGTCTGGAAAAAGCATCTGAGTTTAAGAGCAGCAGATACTGGCAAGTAAAACACTCACAGACATACAAATACCCATCTGTATGAGCCTCCATTCTTACCCATGACCACTACAACCGGCCTCCACTATTCAGACCACTAAAGTCTGCAGGGTCCTTGAACgggtggttttgttttatattcatttcTATAACACCCATTTTTTCATTTCCACTTATTCATGTAAGATTTGATTTACAGTAGAAAAATGCATGAACACGTAGAGCTGCACAAGAATTGGTACAAAGaattcatttgtttaaaaccagcCGACCAGAATCTGGCACACTCAGAACTGTCACACCTTTAATTACAGTGTAGACAAAATGTTTAGTatttaggaaataatcaataTTGTAGTGAAGCACTGAATTAGAACACTGCTTAAATTTAAGCTTTGTATTACTGTAATCATCATTAAATCAATGAAATATTAGAACAGAACTGGacatattatatatttttagagaATAAGATGCTTTGGGAGCAGAGGCTAATTGTGTCAGAATTGGAAAGGCCTTAGAAAAACAAGGGTCATGCAGGAGGAAATGGAACAGTCTGATACAATTAGAGACAAGCTGAGGAAAGGTTGTGTGACCGCTTCCCAACCCTGGGGTCATTCggggtggagtttgtatgttctccatGTGTTCATGTGGGTTTAaactgggtactctggtttccttcaacagaccaaaaacatgcatattaggttaattggtaaatCTAAAATTGTctttaggtgt is a window of Kryptolebias marmoratus isolate JLee-2015 linkage group LG10, ASM164957v2, whole genome shotgun sequence DNA encoding:
- the LOC108232383 gene encoding uncharacterized protein C14orf132, which translates into the protein MDLSFMAAQIPVMTGAFMDSSPNDDYSGEHSLFNSSASVNAAASAASVHGQQEEQQSMSSDAIWLWIAIIATIGNIVVVGVVYACTF